Sequence from the Sanguibacter keddieii DSM 10542 genome:
CCGCAGCCCGGACGGCTCGCACGTCGTCGCCCGGCACGGCCCGGCGGCCCGCGAGGTCGAGGCACGCAGGATTCCGGGGGAGAATGGTCCGGCGCGAACGACCACCACCCGAACGAAGGAACGCCCCGTGACCGAGCCGGCACCCGCCGTCGTCCCTGACCCGCAGACCGTCACCGAGCGTGACCTCGAGGTCCTCGCCGAGCAGCTCGGACGCGTCCCCCGCGGCGTCGTGGGCATCGCCGCCCGCTGCGTCTGCGGCCGGCCGCTGGTGGTCCGCACCGCGCCCCGCCTCGACGACGGGACGCCCTTCCCGACGACGTACTACCTCACGAGCCCGGGCGCCGTCGCCGCCGCCAGCACCCTCGAGGCCAACGGGGTCATGCGCGAGATGTCCGAGCGCCT
This genomic interval carries:
- a CDS encoding DUF501 domain-containing protein, whose protein sequence is MTEPAPAVVPDPQTVTERDLEVLAEQLGRVPRGVVGIAARCVCGRPLVVRTAPRLDDGTPFPTTYYLTSPGAVAAASTLEANGVMREMSERLLEDDELAAAYQKAHEHYLAQREELGHVEEIAGISAGGMPVRVKCLHVLVGHALAAGPGVNPLGDEALALIQGTWRQDRCTC